One window of Vibrio atlanticus genomic DNA carries:
- the napA gene encoding periplasmic nitrate reductase subunit alpha: MKMTRRAFVKANAAASAAAVAGVTLPATATNLIASSDQTKITWDKAPCRFCGTGCSVLVGTQNGKVVATQGDPEAPVNKGLNCIKGYFLSKIMYGKDRLEQPLLRMKDGEFHKDGDFAPVSWDKAFDVMAEKWKAALKKNGPTGVGMFGSGQWTVMEGYAAVKLMKAGFRSNNIDPNARHCMASAVGAFMRTFGIDEPMGCYDDFEHADAFVLWGSNMAEMHPVLWTRITDRRLSHPHVKVNVLSTYYHRSFELADTGYIFEPQSDLAIANFIANYIIQNDAVNWEFVNKHTNFKQATTDIGYGLRDDDPLQKAAANPNSGKMTDISFEDYKASVAEYTVEKASEMSGVSQDDLIKLAKQYADPNIKVMSLWTMGMNQHTRGVWMNSLVYNIHLLTGKISTPGNSPFSLTGQPSACGTAREVGTFSHRLPADMVVANPKHRKIAEDIWKLPEGTIPPKPGKHAVAQDRALKDGTINAYWVMCNNNMQAGPNINTERLPGYRNPDNFIVCSDPYPTATAQASDLILPTAMWIEKEGAYGNAERRTQAWYQQVKTVGEAKSDLWQIMEFSKRFTIEEVWSEELLAKAPEYRGKTMYDVLYKNGNVDAFPLSEAQELNDDAQAQGFYVQKGLFEEYAAFGRDHGHDLAPYDTYHKVRGLRWPVVDGKETLWRFKEGSDPYAKKGSGWDFYGKPDGKALIINAPYEAPPEVPSDEYDMWLCTGRVLEHWHTGTMTRRVPELYKAVPDALCYIHPADAKARGLRRGDEVLIENKRGEVRVRVETRGRNRPPQGLVFVPFFDARILINKLILDATDPLSKQTDYKKCPVKITKVS; the protein is encoded by the coding sequence ATGAAAATGACAAGACGCGCGTTTGTGAAAGCAAACGCAGCTGCATCAGCGGCAGCCGTTGCAGGTGTAACTCTACCAGCAACAGCAACCAACCTGATTGCTAGCTCTGATCAAACAAAAATCACGTGGGATAAAGCGCCTTGTCGTTTTTGTGGTACGGGCTGTTCGGTACTAGTTGGTACTCAAAACGGTAAAGTGGTCGCGACTCAAGGCGACCCAGAAGCACCGGTAAACAAAGGCCTTAACTGTATTAAAGGCTACTTCCTTTCAAAAATCATGTACGGTAAAGACCGTCTTGAACAACCTCTTCTTCGTATGAAAGATGGTGAGTTCCACAAGGATGGTGATTTTGCACCAGTATCTTGGGACAAAGCTTTCGACGTAATGGCTGAGAAATGGAAAGCCGCTCTGAAGAAGAACGGTCCAACAGGCGTTGGTATGTTCGGTTCAGGCCAGTGGACAGTAATGGAAGGCTACGCAGCGGTTAAGCTGATGAAAGCGGGCTTCCGTTCAAACAACATCGATCCAAATGCTCGTCACTGTATGGCATCTGCGGTAGGTGCATTCATGCGTACTTTCGGCATCGATGAGCCAATGGGTTGTTACGATGACTTTGAACACGCAGATGCATTCGTGCTGTGGGGTTCAAACATGGCAGAAATGCACCCAGTACTATGGACTCGTATTACAGACCGTCGTCTAAGCCACCCACACGTTAAAGTAAACGTACTGTCTACTTACTACCACCGTTCTTTCGAGCTTGCAGACACAGGTTACATCTTCGAACCTCAATCAGATCTTGCGATTGCTAACTTCATCGCTAACTACATCATTCAAAACGATGCGGTTAACTGGGAATTCGTGAACAAACACACGAACTTCAAGCAAGCAACGACAGACATCGGTTACGGCCTTCGTGACGATGATCCACTACAGAAAGCCGCTGCGAACCCTAACTCAGGTAAAATGACTGATATCAGCTTCGAAGACTACAAAGCTTCTGTTGCTGAATACACCGTTGAAAAAGCATCTGAAATGTCAGGTGTATCTCAAGATGACCTTATCAAGCTGGCTAAGCAATACGCAGATCCAAACATCAAAGTAATGTCACTTTGGACTATGGGTATGAACCAACATACTCGTGGTGTATGGATGAACAGCCTTGTGTACAACATCCACCTTCTTACAGGTAAGATTTCTACCCCAGGTAACAGCCCATTCTCACTAACTGGTCAACCATCTGCGTGTGGTACAGCTCGTGAAGTAGGTACGTTCTCTCACCGTCTACCGGCAGATATGGTGGTTGCTAACCCTAAACACCGTAAGATTGCAGAAGACATCTGGAAGCTTCCAGAAGGCACTATCCCACCTAAACCGGGTAAACACGCTGTTGCTCAAGACCGTGCGTTAAAAGACGGTACGATCAACGCGTACTGGGTAATGTGTAACAACAACATGCAAGCTGGTCCAAACATCAACACTGAACGTCTACCAGGTTACCGTAACCCAGATAACTTCATTGTATGTTCTGACCCGTACCCAACAGCAACAGCTCAAGCTTCTGACCTTATCCTTCCAACAGCAATGTGGATTGAAAAAGAAGGTGCTTACGGTAACGCTGAGCGTCGTACACAAGCATGGTACCAACAAGTTAAAACCGTAGGTGAAGCAAAGTCTGACCTATGGCAAATCATGGAGTTTTCTAAACGCTTCACTATTGAAGAAGTTTGGAGCGAAGAGCTTCTAGCTAAAGCACCTGAGTATCGTGGTAAAACGATGTACGACGTGCTGTACAAAAACGGCAACGTTGATGCATTCCCACTGTCTGAAGCACAAGAGCTTAACGACGATGCTCAAGCTCAAGGTTTCTACGTTCAAAAAGGTCTATTCGAAGAATACGCAGCCTTTGGTCGCGATCACGGTCACGATTTAGCACCTTACGACACTTACCACAAAGTCCGTGGCCTACGTTGGCCTGTTGTTGACGGTAAAGAAACACTGTGGCGCTTTAAAGAAGGTTCAGATCCATACGCTAAGAAAGGTTCTGGTTGGGATTTCTACGGTAAACCAGATGGTAAAGCTCTTATCATCAATGCTCCTTACGAAGCGCCACCAGAAGTACCAAGCGACGAATACGACATGTGGCTATGTACAGGTCGTGTTCTTGAGCACTGGCACACAGGTACTATGACTCGTCGTGTACCAGAACTTTACAAAGCAGTACCGGATGCACTTTGTTACATCCACCCTGCTGACGCTAAAGCTCGTGGCCTTCGCCGTGGTGATGAAGTTCTTATCGAAAACAAACGTGGTGAAGTACGCGTTCGTGTTGAAACTCGTGGTCGTAACCGTCCACCACAAGGCTTGGTATTCGTACCATTCTTTGATGCAAGAATTCTGATCAACAAGTTGATCTTGGATGCAACGGATCCTCTGTCTAAGCAGACGGATTACAAGAAGTGTCCAGTTAAGATCACTAAGGTTTCTTAA
- a CDS encoding chaperone NapD yields MALNEVHISSLVVHVSPEHLDEIKAQIEQYDNAEIYGSSPEGKIIVVLETENQGFVTDTIEEINNVTNVLGTALVYHQIETGLDETDLETGSNNSQLEGEV; encoded by the coding sequence ATGGCACTAAATGAAGTGCATATATCAAGTTTAGTCGTGCATGTGAGCCCAGAGCATCTAGACGAGATCAAAGCACAAATCGAGCAATACGATAATGCGGAAATCTACGGCAGTAGCCCTGAAGGCAAAATCATCGTGGTCCTAGAAACCGAGAACCAAGGTTTTGTTACGGACACCATCGAAGAAATTAATAATGTTACGAACGTTTTAGGGACAGCTTTGGTTTATCACCAAATCGAGACTGGACTAGACGAAACGGATTTAGAAACTGGAAGCAACAATTCTCAACTTGAGGGTGAAGTATGA
- the napF gene encoding ferredoxin-type protein NapF: protein MVDLSRRRLFSRRKVDSSQIRLPWIKSLESFADDCTRCGKCIESCETHIIIVGDGGFPTVDFSKDECTFCYQCADVCPEPIFKPKEETPWLAKATISDKCLAQQNVECRSCGDMCEPMAIQFQLRAGSVALPKIELDECSGCGACVAVCPTSAILVSNA, encoded by the coding sequence GTGGTAGACCTATCGAGACGCCGCCTATTTTCTAGGCGCAAAGTAGATTCAAGCCAGATTCGATTGCCTTGGATTAAAAGTCTAGAAAGCTTCGCAGATGATTGTACACGTTGTGGTAAATGCATCGAAAGTTGCGAGACACACATCATCATTGTCGGCGACGGTGGTTTTCCTACTGTCGACTTCTCAAAAGACGAATGTACATTCTGTTATCAATGTGCAGACGTTTGTCCAGAGCCAATTTTTAAACCCAAGGAAGAAACGCCTTGGCTGGCAAAAGCAACTATCTCTGATAAGTGCTTGGCCCAACAAAATGTTGAATGCCGAAGCTGTGGTGACATGTGTGAACCTATGGCGATTCAATTTCAACTTAGAGCAGGCAGTGTTGCTCTACCAAAAATCGAGTTAGATGAGTGTAGCGGTTGTGGAGCCTGCGTAGCAGTTTGCCCTACTTCGGCTATTCTTGTGAGTAATGCATAA
- the narQ gene encoding nitrate/nitrite two-component system sensor histidine kinase NarQ encodes MLIKPVSSVTSTIAKSLLFILLLSVATTGFAIFTLASSLNDAEAVNVAGSMRMQSYRLAHDIQIESVDYDSHIREFESSLYSTSMTNLVSWEVPTDITNDYYLIIGRWHELKQVLNSEDRKHYLVLVENFVIEIDRFVFKLQEFSENKLIKLAWAGGIGLGGILVISLFVVHFVRKQVVKPLHALVRASQRIKNSDFEVKLEVTNNNELGILTKTFNSMAKDLGVLYRNLEDVVDAKTVELQNANQSLQALYYSSQELTVTRVAPENFRAILQHLVSLEGIESLRLEIVDNSGRSLIMDEGYDPTCDYEKFEMKLDDNELVLGYLYCSYHHGHSTKTLIESFIQLLSRAIYYNRAQKKAEQLIIMEERATIARELHDSLAQSLSYLKIQVTLLKRVIGKLPEHKHREQSEQIASELGNGLAGAYTQLRELLTTFRLSIKEGSFGDALSTMLEQLSERTDAKIKLTNNLSSLELDAHSQVHLLQLIREATINAIKHANADLIDVCCIDEDGQVLVVIKDNGEGFDPSSSKMNHYGMSIMQERAARLNGDLTIEAAQGEGCTVILKYKSLKEVKVDDL; translated from the coding sequence TTGCTTATTAAACCTGTTTCATCTGTAACGAGTACAATAGCTAAATCATTGCTATTTATATTGCTCCTTTCAGTTGCCACCACCGGTTTTGCTATTTTTACATTAGCGTCCAGCCTTAATGATGCCGAGGCGGTTAATGTGGCTGGCTCGATGCGCATGCAAAGCTACCGTTTAGCGCATGATATTCAAATAGAATCAGTGGATTACGATTCTCATATTCGTGAATTTGAAAGTTCCCTTTATTCCACATCGATGACTAATTTGGTGAGTTGGGAAGTGCCAACTGATATTACAAATGATTATTATTTAATAATTGGCCGTTGGCATGAATTGAAGCAGGTCTTAAATAGCGAAGATAGAAAACACTACCTGGTACTTGTTGAAAATTTTGTTATTGAAATCGACCGCTTTGTTTTTAAGTTACAAGAATTTTCAGAAAATAAATTAATTAAATTGGCATGGGCTGGTGGTATAGGTCTAGGTGGAATACTCGTCATATCTCTTTTTGTTGTTCATTTTGTACGTAAACAAGTTGTTAAGCCTCTACACGCTCTCGTTAGAGCTAGCCAGAGAATCAAAAATAGTGATTTCGAGGTTAAGTTAGAGGTTACCAACAATAATGAACTGGGCATTTTGACCAAAACATTTAACTCGATGGCGAAAGATTTAGGCGTGCTGTATCGAAACCTTGAAGATGTTGTCGATGCCAAGACGGTTGAGTTACAAAATGCTAACCAATCATTACAAGCACTCTATTATTCTTCCCAAGAGCTCACGGTAACACGTGTTGCACCGGAAAATTTCCGCGCCATTTTGCAGCACTTGGTCAGTCTAGAAGGGATTGAATCGCTAAGGTTAGAAATCGTCGATAATTCGGGACGTTCTTTGATTATGGATGAAGGTTACGACCCGACTTGCGATTATGAAAAGTTTGAAATGAAACTGGATGATAACGAGCTTGTTTTGGGCTATCTGTATTGCTCATATCATCACGGTCATTCAACTAAGACGCTAATTGAGAGTTTTATCCAACTGCTATCGAGAGCTATCTACTATAATCGTGCTCAAAAGAAAGCTGAGCAGCTTATTATTATGGAAGAGCGAGCGACGATTGCGCGTGAACTGCATGATTCATTGGCCCAATCGCTGTCGTATTTAAAAATCCAAGTGACATTGTTAAAGCGTGTTATTGGTAAACTTCCGGAGCACAAACATCGAGAGCAGTCAGAGCAGATAGCATCTGAGCTAGGGAATGGATTAGCGGGTGCTTATACTCAATTGAGAGAGCTACTCACCACATTTAGGTTATCCATCAAAGAGGGTAGCTTTGGAGATGCTTTGAGCACCATGCTAGAGCAACTCAGTGAAAGAACCGATGCGAAGATTAAATTAACTAATAACCTTTCATCGCTCGAGCTTGATGCACACAGTCAGGTTCACTTGCTTCAATTGATTCGTGAAGCAACAATAAACGCAATAAAACACGCCAATGCCGACTTGATAGATGTATGCTGTATCGATGAGGACGGACAAGTATTAGTCGTGATTAAAGATAATGGAGAAGGCTTTGACCCAAGTAGTTCGAAGATGAACCACTACGGAATGAGTATTATGCAGGAGCGTGCGGCAAGACTGAATGGTGACTTAACGATTGAAGCGGCTCAAGGTGAGGGCTGTACAGTCATATTGAAATATAAAAGTTTAAAGGAAGTTAAAGTTGACGATTTGTAA
- a CDS encoding response regulator, which yields MTICKVMLVDDHPLMRRGISQLLSFEDEFEVIAEASNGTEAVALAHEEEPDLILLDLNMKGMSGLDTLKALRTDGSSANIVILTVSDSPADIEAIVKAGADGYLLKDTEPDELIELLKQAHSGDKAYSSVVAHYLNDADSRNDIFDQLTEREMQILQEVAKGYRNKQIADHLFISESTVKVHMKSLLKKLQVPSRTAATVLYLERYGDMK from the coding sequence TTGACGATTTGTAAAGTAATGTTGGTTGATGATCATCCATTGATGCGCAGAGGTATAAGCCAATTACTGAGCTTTGAAGATGAATTTGAAGTGATTGCAGAAGCAAGTAACGGTACTGAAGCGGTCGCTCTTGCCCATGAAGAAGAACCTGATTTGATCCTGTTGGATCTGAATATGAAAGGCATGTCTGGGCTAGATACTCTGAAAGCACTTCGTACTGATGGTTCAAGCGCTAACATCGTTATTTTAACGGTTTCTGATAGCCCTGCGGATATCGAAGCGATTGTTAAAGCGGGCGCTGATGGTTACTTACTGAAAGATACTGAACCCGATGAGCTGATTGAACTGCTTAAGCAAGCACATAGCGGCGATAAGGCATACAGCAGTGTGGTCGCTCACTATTTGAATGATGCTGACAGTCGTAATGATATCTTCGACCAATTGACTGAACGTGAAATGCAAATTCTTCAAGAAGTCGCGAAAGGTTACCGTAACAAGCAGATCGCCGATCACCTGTTTATTTCTGAATCGACAGTTAAGGTACATATGAAGAGTTTGTTGAAAAAGCTGCAAGTGCCTTCTCGTACCGCTGCAACCGTTCTTTATTTAGAACGTTATGGTGATATGAAGTAG
- the dcuC gene encoding anaerobic C4-dicarboxylate transporter DcuC, with product MLELLIGLVITIAVGYFIVKGYKAAGVLLTAGLALLLITGLIGHTVLPAKVASTGNMVTDSLEFVKYMLQYRGGGLGMQIMLLCGFASYMTHIGANNVVVKQFSKPLAAIKSPYVLLVAAYIVACLMSLAVSSATGLGVLLMATLFPMMTAMGISRPAAVAVCASPAAIILSPTSGDVVIAAEKSGMSLDVFAVQTVLPVSICAIIVMAGAAFFWNKYLDKKENTPMEKVDVSEIETTAPAFYAALPFLPIIGVFLFNGRTIPGLSLDIYTIVVGSIFVGAVIDYVVKKFDGEKTLEDLDSCYQGMADAFKGVVMLLVAAGVFAQGLMSIGAIDNLIGLAESAGAGGIALMLILTGLTVAAAIATGSGNAPFYAFVELAPSLAAKMGLNPAFLIIPMLQASNLGRTISPVSGVIVATSGMGKISPFEVVKRTSVPVICGLITVIFGTLVLVPMAA from the coding sequence ATGTTAGAGCTCTTGATCGGATTAGTGATTACCATTGCTGTTGGTTACTTTATTGTAAAAGGCTATAAAGCAGCGGGCGTGTTACTAACTGCTGGCCTTGCCCTACTTCTTATTACCGGCCTTATTGGTCACACAGTCTTACCAGCTAAAGTCGCATCAACAGGTAACATGGTTACCGACTCACTAGAATTTGTTAAGTACATGCTTCAGTACCGTGGGGGCGGCCTGGGCATGCAAATCATGCTTCTTTGTGGTTTTGCTTCTTACATGACCCACATCGGCGCAAACAACGTGGTAGTGAAACAGTTCTCTAAACCGCTTGCTGCTATTAAATCTCCCTATGTACTTCTTGTTGCGGCTTACATCGTAGCGTGTCTAATGTCTCTAGCAGTAAGTTCTGCAACAGGCCTTGGTGTGTTACTGATGGCGACCCTATTCCCAATGATGACGGCGATGGGTATTTCACGCCCAGCAGCGGTTGCCGTTTGTGCATCACCTGCAGCCATCATTCTTTCACCAACCTCTGGTGATGTGGTTATCGCAGCTGAAAAATCAGGTATGTCTCTTGATGTGTTTGCTGTTCAAACAGTATTGCCTGTTTCTATCTGTGCAATCATCGTGATGGCTGGCGCGGCTTTCTTCTGGAACAAATACCTAGATAAAAAAGAAAACACGCCAATGGAAAAAGTAGACGTTTCTGAAATCGAAACAACAGCACCGGCTTTCTACGCTGCACTGCCATTCCTACCTATCATCGGCGTTTTCCTATTCAACGGTCGTACGATTCCGGGACTTTCACTTGATATCTACACCATTGTCGTAGGTTCTATCTTCGTGGGCGCAGTTATCGATTACGTTGTTAAGAAGTTTGACGGCGAGAAAACATTAGAAGACTTAGATTCTTGCTACCAAGGCATGGCTGACGCGTTCAAAGGCGTGGTAATGTTGTTGGTTGCGGCGGGCGTATTTGCTCAAGGTCTAATGTCTATCGGTGCGATTGATAACCTAATCGGTCTTGCTGAATCGGCAGGTGCTGGTGGTATCGCATTGATGCTTATCCTAACAGGTTTAACGGTTGCTGCAGCTATCGCGACAGGTTCTGGTAACGCGCCTTTCTATGCATTCGTAGAACTGGCTCCATCACTAGCGGCGAAAATGGGCTTGAACCCAGCGTTCCTAATCATCCCTATGCTTCAAGCATCTAACTTAGGCCGTACCATTTCTCCAGTATCTGGCGTAATTGTTGCGACATCTGGTATGGGTAAAATCAGCCCGTTTGAAGTTGTAAAACGTACTTCTGTTCCAGTAATCTGTGGTCTTATCACGGTTATCTTTGGTACGCTGGTATTGGTTCCAATGGCTGCTTAA
- a CDS encoding GntR family transcriptional regulator, whose translation MARLPMYRQIADAIREKISSGEYKVGEALPTEAQLREVFSVSRVTVRQALKLLIENDELESVQGSGTYVKENKINYDIYKQSSFQEKWAHLDVVTHSDVLAFEMKPCSLAMSEHLDIKEGELVFYVKRVRFIDNNPITVEETWLPVALFPDLTYQVMQTSKYDFIENTKGMVIDRSEQELVPILPPEDVAKQLGIDPAQPIIEKRTRGYLANNTVFEYSRNYFTSNDYRFTLVARRQR comes from the coding sequence ATGGCAAGACTCCCGATGTATCGCCAAATCGCAGATGCAATAAGAGAAAAAATCAGTTCTGGAGAATATAAAGTTGGAGAAGCACTCCCAACAGAAGCGCAATTGCGTGAAGTATTCTCGGTAAGCCGTGTAACGGTTAGACAAGCGCTGAAACTACTGATCGAAAACGATGAGCTTGAAAGCGTTCAAGGCAGCGGCACTTACGTCAAAGAGAACAAGATCAATTACGACATCTACAAACAGTCGAGCTTTCAAGAAAAATGGGCGCATTTGGATGTGGTTACACACAGTGACGTTCTGGCCTTTGAAATGAAGCCGTGTTCTTTGGCGATGTCTGAGCATTTAGATATCAAAGAAGGCGAATTGGTTTTCTACGTAAAACGTGTTCGTTTCATAGACAACAATCCAATCACGGTTGAAGAAACTTGGTTACCTGTTGCCCTATTCCCAGATCTCACCTATCAAGTGATGCAGACATCAAAATACGACTTTATTGAGAACACCAAAGGCATGGTGATTGATAGAAGTGAGCAGGAATTGGTACCGATTCTTCCGCCTGAAGACGTTGCTAAACAGTTAGGTATTGACCCAGCTCAGCCTATCATTGAAAAACGTACTCGCGGTTACCTCGCCAATAACACGGTGTTTGAATACAGCCGTAACTACTTCACGTCTAACGATTACCGATTTACTCTGGTCGCAAGACGCCAAAGGTAA
- the mngA gene encoding PTS 2-O-a-mannosyl-D-glycerate transporter subunit IIABC: MKLTTLTNKSLVNLQTTFSSREEAIYALADQLDQQGKLHNKQEYLDAVFAREEQGPTALGEGLAVPHGKTDAVKEAGFAVATLKEDMKWKGLDEDEDVNLIFLIAIPNAEAGSTHMHLLTALTTTLVDDDVREAVLKATTAEEIFALLDGDNQQEEKQDNLDTNAPTIVCVTACPAGIAHTYMAAEYLEKAGKKLGYKVHVEKQGANGIEDRLTAEQLNNAVACVFAAEVAIKESERFNGIPRVETPVAEPIKHGERILNEAIEESKKGNGAERKVATDDKPKKLPLKTELKQALLSGISYAVPLIVAGGTVLAVAVLIAQIFDLQELYATKDSWLWMYRKLGGGLLGTLMVPVLAAYTAYSLADKPALGPGFAAGIAANIIGSGFLGGVVGGLIAGYVMRWVKEHVRLGPAFNGFLTFYLYPVIGTLVAGSLMLFVIGKPVAFLNQGLTDWLNGMSGTNALLLGAILGLFVSFDLGGPVNKAAYAFCLGAMANGVYGPYAIFGSVKMVSAFTVTASTMIAPRLFKDFEIETGKSTWLLGLAGITEGAIPMAIEDPIRVIGSFLLGSVVTGAMVGAAGIGLSTPGAGIFSIFLLHDSGLGAFSAAAIWFGAAIVGTVISTITLLMWRGHAVKKGKFEASTATQN, from the coding sequence ATGAAACTTACTACTCTAACGAATAAGTCGCTCGTAAATCTGCAAACCACGTTTAGCAGTCGAGAAGAAGCGATTTACGCACTTGCTGACCAACTGGATCAGCAAGGCAAACTGCATAACAAGCAAGAGTATCTTGATGCAGTATTTGCTCGTGAAGAGCAAGGCCCGACAGCGCTTGGCGAAGGCCTAGCAGTACCGCATGGCAAGACTGACGCGGTTAAAGAAGCTGGCTTCGCTGTAGCAACGCTTAAAGAAGATATGAAATGGAAAGGCTTGGATGAAGACGAAGATGTAAATCTTATCTTCCTAATTGCGATTCCAAATGCAGAAGCGGGTTCTACCCACATGCATCTGCTCACTGCATTGACAACTACATTGGTTGACGACGATGTTCGCGAAGCGGTATTAAAAGCGACAACGGCTGAAGAAATCTTTGCGCTTCTTGATGGCGACAATCAACAAGAAGAAAAACAAGACAACTTAGATACAAATGCACCGACAATTGTATGCGTTACTGCTTGCCCTGCAGGTATTGCTCATACTTATATGGCGGCAGAATACCTAGAAAAAGCCGGCAAAAAGCTTGGCTACAAGGTTCATGTTGAAAAGCAGGGCGCAAACGGTATTGAAGATCGTTTAACTGCGGAACAACTTAACAATGCTGTAGCGTGTGTGTTTGCTGCTGAAGTTGCGATTAAAGAATCTGAGCGCTTTAATGGCATTCCTCGTGTTGAAACCCCAGTTGCAGAACCGATTAAGCACGGTGAACGCATTCTTAATGAAGCGATTGAAGAGTCGAAAAAAGGTAACGGTGCAGAACGTAAAGTTGCTACCGACGACAAACCGAAAAAACTACCGCTGAAAACTGAGCTTAAACAAGCACTGCTTTCTGGTATTTCTTACGCGGTTCCTCTTATCGTTGCTGGTGGTACTGTTCTTGCGGTTGCTGTTCTTATCGCGCAAATTTTTGACCTGCAAGAGCTCTACGCAACAAAAGATTCTTGGCTATGGATGTATCGCAAACTAGGTGGCGGCCTACTGGGTACATTGATGGTGCCAGTACTGGCGGCTTACACAGCTTACTCATTAGCAGATAAACCGGCACTTGGTCCTGGTTTTGCCGCAGGTATTGCAGCAAACATCATTGGCTCTGGTTTCCTAGGCGGTGTTGTTGGTGGTTTGATTGCTGGTTACGTGATGCGTTGGGTAAAAGAGCATGTTCGCTTAGGCCCTGCGTTTAACGGCTTCCTTACTTTCTACCTTTATCCGGTGATCGGTACTTTAGTGGCAGGTAGCTTGATGCTATTTGTTATCGGTAAACCTGTAGCGTTCCTAAACCAAGGTCTAACGGACTGGTTGAACGGTATGTCAGGCACCAATGCGCTGTTATTGGGTGCGATTCTTGGTCTGTTTGTATCATTCGACTTAGGTGGTCCGGTAAACAAAGCCGCTTACGCATTCTGTTTAGGTGCAATGGCGAACGGTGTTTATGGCCCATACGCAATCTTTGGTTCAGTAAAAATGGTATCGGCGTTCACCGTAACGGCTTCAACCATGATTGCTCCACGCCTATTCAAAGACTTTGAGATTGAAACCGGTAAATCTACATGGCTACTTGGCCTAGCGGGTATTACCGAAGGTGCAATCCCAATGGCGATTGAAGATCCAATCCGTGTAATCGGTTCATTCCTACTAGGCTCTGTGGTTACAGGCGCGATGGTTGGTGCGGCAGGTATCGGTCTATCGACTCCGGGCGCAGGTATCTTCTCTATCTTCTTGTTACACGATTCTGGTTTGGGCGCATTCTCTGCTGCGGCAATCTGGTTCGGTGCTGCGATTGTCGGCACAGTAATTTCAACCATTACTCTTCTGATGTGGCGTGGTCACGCTGTAAAAAAGGGTAAGTTTGAAGCAAGTACTGCAACACAGAACTAA